GACCGGTTGCTTTTACAGCGGACTGAAGAGTCGCTTCTTAAGGGCATAGAGATTGCCTGTGCTGGAAACCGACTTGGCGATATTGGATTTGCAATCCAGAGCTGGGTGGAAAGCGCCGGGTTTTCTGTGATAAGAGACTACGTCGGACATGGCGTTGGCCTGAGCCTCCACGAGGACCCTCAGGTTCCTAACTATGGAAGGCAAAACAGCGGAATGCTTTTGAGAACCGGAATGACTCTTGCGATCGAACCGATGGTTGCGAGTGGACATTACAGCTTGGAGATTCTGGAAGATGGTTGGACCGCAGTAACTGCTGATAGGTCGCGTGCTGCTCATTTCGAGCACGATATTGCGATACTGGAAGACGGTCCGAGGATTCTTTCCAGATTGTGAGGAGGATCACCGGTGTCGGATAAGAGCGATATCATTAAGATGGATGGAATAGTTGTGGAATCGATGCCCAATGCTACCTTCAAGGTCGAATTGGAGAACGGCCACTCTGTTCTAGCTCACATCTCTGGAAAAATGCGCAAGAACTTCATCAGGTTGATCCCCGGCGATAAGGTCGTGGTGGAGGTTTCAATATATGACCTGACCAAAGGAAGAATTGTTTATCGAAAAAGGATAGACAAAGGAGGAGAAACGAATTGAAAGTCCGCGCTTCGGTAAAGAAGAGAT
This window of the Mesotoga sp. BH458_6_3_2_1 genome carries:
- the map gene encoding type I methionyl aminopeptidase, which translates into the protein MVRLKSPEEICKIEIAAKIVAEVLAEVESYAVEGASAYDMESAAEELIKKRGGIPAFKGYSGYPYTLCVSVNEEVIHGFPLKEKVFADGDIVSVDCGVVKDGFVGDAAKSFVVGTYSCEKDRLLLQRTEESLLKGIEIACAGNRLGDIGFAIQSWVESAGFSVIRDYVGHGVGLSLHEDPQVPNYGRQNSGMLLRTGMTLAIEPMVASGHYSLEILEDGWTAVTADRSRAAHFEHDIAILEDGPRILSRL
- the infA gene encoding translation initiation factor IF-1, which gives rise to MSDKSDIIKMDGIVVESMPNATFKVELENGHSVLAHISGKMRKNFIRLIPGDKVVVEVSIYDLTKGRIVYRKRIDKGGETN